CACGGGAGAATAGATGTAGGAGATAGCGATGTTCCCAACGGCGAGGAGGACATTGAAGACCTTCTCCcccggcgagccggcggcggcgccggcgagcgtgccACGGACGCCGCCGCGGTGGGACGCCCACTTGGCGGCGCAGAGGCCGAGGCAGATGGAGGAGTACCCGAACGACGtcgcgacggcgatgacggagAGCCACGCTACATTCTCGAGGCTGGGAAGCTGCGAGAGGAGCAGCTGGAACGCGCCGAACACCACCATGTACCTGacgccggtggcgccgccgccgccgccgccaccgtcgccgtcgccggcggccaacCAGTTGCGGTGGAAGCGGTTCACTCTTCGCACCGCActgcacagaaaaaaaaaaccagctcGCTAGCTGATCAGTATCAGTACACAGATCAGCTTCAGTATAGCTCTTTATATGTTTTAGCGTTTTTTCATTTGGTTTCAATTTTgtctttttgaaaatatttgtgATCTAAAGTTGTATACGCGCCATACCTCATGCTTGAACTTGATGTGATGGTGTAGCCAACCATCGCCGCCCAGAGAACGCCGTACTGGATGATGCCGCAGAATGTCACGCTTTTCGGACCTACATCACAAAATTGTTACTAGTATAAAATTATCGATAGTTTCTTTCCCCAAAACagtcaaatttaaaagtttCTCATTTAAAAAACTTGCGACAGTTTATAGAACTTAAAAAACTTGTGACAATTTATATTTACTAGACATTAGGCATAGTTTAGAAGATCTAATTAGTTTATGATATttctttttgagtaaatttcacaaaactacaagtattttgaccaaattatcacaaaactacagatttaaagagttgtatcacaaaactacatatttagcaccaaatttatcacaaaactacatattttagattaagtatcataaaaatgcatattcaatattgaacttatcacaaaactacaactttagagtttaaatccctagcaccattGTTATGGAGGAGCTATAAACATCAttactttgtgattaaattgattctaaacctatagttttgtgataatttagttactaaatatgtagttttgtgacacttcatcttaaatgtgtagttttgtgataaatttggtgttaaatgtgtagttttgtgatacatcgagttaaatatgtagttttgtgataatttggtcatagtatctgtagttttgtgaaatttactctttctttttcaaaaatctttgcatatcttaattaattttaaaatttttaagtatTGTGAAAGGGAGAGAGGTGGTcgaagtttttaaattttgaccacacttagggcctgtttggtacggctccaactcctaaatttagctccaggagttgggtctggagtggagttgtggagctgtctaaacccagctccacaactctagttcatttaaacccagctccacaactctagtttattttgagaGAGAGCttcacccagctccactcctagttttggtggagctgaaactgtttggctgagctctagctccaggagaggtggagttggagctagagctgtgccaaacagacccttatTCTACATTTTTTTTGGGACTGTCTATACATCTGTTGGCAGAAAATCCCACCTCCCATCTTTCAGATTTTGGGCCATTAGAtgtgctttaagattcgtgcagagGCATTAACCCTAGCTCTCCTCCCGTTCCCCTCATGTCGCGCGATTTAGCCGCCACCCTCCGCCCGatccccccgccgccaccgccccaccgcgccgccgcccgcctcgccggctggccggaGGGCATCAACGGCGCCGACGAGACCTTCCCCGGccagcctcctccccctccccctcccccttcccctccccctctcccccctccttcctccgtGAGTCGTCGTCGGCGATGCCCCCGCCACCAACACCGGCCCACCGCCCTTCTCCAGCCCCGTGGCTCTGGCGCCGGCGCCTCGCCGCCCACCcgatccgccgcccaccgccgggctACCGCCTCCCCtggccatccctctaagccggcgaactcctccctttcccctccccctcccacccccaccccaccccgggACCCTAACCCGTAGGGTGTCGCCGGcaccggagaagaagaggaggtcgcCGGAGTTGAAGGAAAAGGTCTGGAGCACGAATCTCGAAGCTCATTAAGTGGCCCAAAATCTGTAAGATTTGGGGCTACAATTTCTGTCGACAGGAGGTTAGCAAATCCGTTTTTTTAACGGGAGGTTTGACTGGCGGAGAGAGTAGTTGCTACCAAGGTAGGAGCGGACGGCGGCGATGTACTCGCCatggacggcgccgccgccgaggtgaAGAGGGTCGTCGTCGCGGTAGCAGTCGGCGAGGAGGGCCGAGGAGTAGTAGGTGACGACGGagagggcgacgacgacggcggggccGGCGACCCACCCGAGCTGGGCGAAGGTCCACGCCACCGCCAGGACGCTGGACCCGATCAGGAGCGCGACGAtgtgcgccgtcgccgtccacacCGTGCCGCTcttctccggccgcctcctcgtctTCTCCCGCGCCGGTGACAACGACGACCTCCCGGCGAGCTGGTCCAttgccgcctccgcgccggtgTCGACGTCGTCGTTGCCGTGCTTTTGCGAGCTCGTGTGAGCCATTGCCAACACTACACCGATCaggcttagcttagcttagcaaTGGCTATGGATCCCGGATGAGTCGGAGGCAGCTCAGCTTAACTTGAGGCCTGGAGCTAGCTGGCTAGCTAGCATGCATGTATGCTGCACGCAAGGAGAACTCGATGGAGCAGGAGCACACGCCATTCTATCGCCGAGATATTTGTGTGGTGCGGCACTTCTTGCACCTGCCATTATTTACGCACGGTGAAGAACAGATTCATGTATATATGATGTGGTTCATGTAACCGGCCGGCCTAATTAGGTTCCGTTTGCGAGAGCTAGCTTTTCCCCCAGAATCTTCAGCTTTCTCGGATAGTTCAGATTCTCACCTAGAATTTATGAGGCTGTGTTCTTACCCTCAGGTTTCGCAACTCATCTCTCTTGTTTTCCGCgcgtacgtttttcaaactgttaaacggtgcgtattttacaaaaagtttttatatgaaagttactttaaaaaattagctaataccccctctatttcaaaatataaggtacAACTACTCTTAACCCAAAgatcaagaaataattattattatctcTTAGTTTGGATGACCCTAATAAATAGTATAATGCAttcatccaatagaattagagatcttgaggatgggggattttaaaaataataatttaatagagaagaggtcatagttaattgtattatggaacatctaagaAAAGTAGTTGTGAACGAATAGAGTACTTaataatcacgcgctaatagactATTATGTTTTCCGTATGCACTGTTCTGGATGAGCACACGCTGGAGCGAACATAGCCTAAGAAGTTATAGCTATATAATCCCAAAAATTAGACTAAAAGACGAGAATGGGAGacctagctttttttttttaattcaagcTCGGTACTCAGTTGTTTATCATAATCTCAAGTTAAATTCCCCAAACAGAACCTAAGCCATACCACACATGGACAGTACTTGAGTGAGGACAGATTCAGCTTTTTTTTCCTCATAAATATAGCTTAAATTACACGAAGATTAATATGCTACTGAAAATACTCCTTTCAGATACAAATTGATACTTTGTTTCGtcataattttaaaagtttgaaatatattaatatcttgttaaatatttatttagattggatatttaaaaaaatagtatagaTTTATTTCAAAAAAGTACTTTCACAAAATATTTAAGGCAACTTATTTTGTAACACATTTAGCTCCACAGCAGTGCGTGAATATCACCTAGTTTATGAAATACCGATTTAATAACACCAATACATATGCCACAAATTTACAgatctagattcattatacCTGATTGCAGTATGATTTGCCTCCCTTCTGTCGAATGAATTCATTAGTATTTTTAAGAGACTATGCTATTAACTCTTTTATACAGTTTGAAATTATGATTTGGATGTTTGAAACTTGAGAGTGGAATGCGACCCTTTAACCAAGTCGGACCTCGTCAGATTCAGGCTAAACACAACACGAACCGAACCCACATACACAACGGCTAAGTCCCCCCTGGTGTGTGATGCGGACAAGGCCTCCTCCCGTCCCagccgccgcgcaccgccgcgccacggccaccgccgcgggcgcggccccggccccggccccggccgccgccgacgacctcgTCATGCGGCACAACCGCTCCCTCGCGGcgctcctccgcgccggccgctacggcgccgcgcggcgcctCTTCGACGCCCTCCCGGCCCGCTCCGTCGTGACGTGGAACTCGCTCCTGGCGGGGCTCGCCCGCCGCCCCGACGCCCGCGCGGCGCGGGAGTTCTTCGACGCCATGCCCGTCCGCGACGCCGTCTCGTGGAACACGCTGCTCGCCGCCTACTCCGCCTCCCCGCACCCGGACCACCtcgcggccgcgcggcggctgttcgacgaaatgccccAGCGGGACGTCGTCACGTGGAACACGCTGCTGGGCGCCTACGCGCGCCGGGGGCTCATGGACGAGGCGCGGAGGCTGTTCGACGAGATGCCCCAGAGGAACGCCGCTTCCTGGAACACGATGGTCACCGGGTTCTTTGCTGCTGGCCAGGTGGTGAAGGCCCTTGACGTGTTCGATGCAATGCCTGCCAAGGATTCTGCATCTCTGAGCACGATGGTGTCTGGGTTTACCAAGAATGGTATGCTGCATGAGGCCGAGGAGTTGTTAACAAAGCGTTTGAGTGTGACAGACATGGACAAAGCTGTTGACGCTTACAATACACTAATTGTTGCATATGGACAAGCTGGGAGGTTTAGTGATGCCAAAAGATTATTTGATATGATACCCAAAGGACAATACCAGCATAATATGCTCAAAAGGAAAGGTTTTGAGAGGAATGTTGTTTCATGGAACTCGATGATGATATGCTATATCAAGGCTGGTGATGTTTGCTCAGCTAGGGCATTGTTTAATGAGATGCCAGATAAAGACTTGGTTTCATGGAATACTATGATTTCTGGGTATACTCAAGCGTCAGATATGAAAGAATCAGAGAAACTGTTCTGGGAAATGCCAGATCCAGATACAGTATCATGGAATTTAATTATACAAGGATTCATGCAAAAAGGAGAGGCTGAGCATGCCAGGGGATTTTTTGATAGGATGCCAGAGCGTGGAACCATCTCATGGAATACAATGATATCCGGTTATGAGAAAAATGGGAATTACATCAGTTCTGTTAAGTTGTTTTCAAAGATGCTTGAAGTTGGTGAGATTCCTGATCGGCATACCTTCTCTTCTGTTCTAGCAGCATGTGCCTCTATCCCTATGTTAGGCCTCGGAGCTCAGATCCACCAACTTGTTGAAAAATCATTTGTGCCAGATACTGCAATCAGCAATGCACTTATAACGATGTACTCTAGATGTGGGGCACTAAATGATGCGGAGGCCATCTTCAAGCAGATGCATACAAAAAAGGATTTAGTGTCTTGGAATGCACTAATAGGATGTTATGAACACCATGGTCGTGCTACAAAAGCCTTGCAACTGTTCAAAGAGATGAGGAGAGCCAAGGTTATGCCTACTCACATAACCTTTGTTTCTCTCTTGAGTGCGTGCGTCAATGCTGGTCTTGTCTCTGAAGGACGGATGGTGTTCGATACCATGGTTCATGAGTATGGCattgttgctagaattgagcaCTATGCTGCACTCGTCAATCTCATAGGACGTCATGGGCAACTTGATGACGCGTTGGAGGTGATCAATAGCATGCCAATGGCTCCAGATCGATCAGTTTGGGGTGCATTTCTTGGAGCTTGTACGGCTAAGAAGAATGAACCACTAGCTCAAATGGCTGCAAAGGAACTATCGACGATTAATCCCGACAGTTCTGCTCCATACGTACTTATTCATAACCTACATGCCCATGAAGGGAAGTGGGGAAGTGCAGCGGTGGTAAGGGAAGAGATGGAACGGCAAGGCATTTACAAGCAGCCAGGATACAGCTGGATTGATTTGGAAGGCAAGATGCATGTCTTCATCTCAGGGGATACTTGGCATCCCAATGCCCAGGAGATTTTTTCTGTCCTGGAAGGTGTTGACAGGACATGTAGAGATTGGAGTTAGACGGTACGGCAAATTTTTTGTTTC
The Oryza sativa Japonica Group chromosome 6, ASM3414082v1 DNA segment above includes these coding regions:
- the LOC107276991 gene encoding pentatricopeptide repeat-containing protein At1g62260, mitochondrial isoform X1, encoding MRTRPPPVPAAAHRRATATAAGAAPAPAPAAADDLVMRHNRSLAALLRAGRYGAARRLFDALPARSVVTWNSLLAGLARRPDARAAREFFDAMPVRDAVSWNTLLAAYSASPHPDHLAAARRLFDEMPQRDVVTWNTLLGAYARRGLMDEARRLFDEMPQRNAASWNTMVTGFFAAGQVVKALDVFDAMPAKDSASLSTMVSGFTKNGMLHEAEELLTKRLSVTDMDKAVDAYNTLIVAYGQAGRFSDAKRLFDMIPKGQYQHNMLKRKGFERNVVSWNSMMICYIKAGDVCSARALFNEMPDKDLVSWNTMISGYTQASDMKESEKLFWEMPDPDTVSWNLIIQGFMQKGEAEHARGFFDRMPERGTISWNTMISGYEKNGNYISSVKLFSKMLEVGEIPDRHTFSSVLAACASIPMLGLGAQIHQLVEKSFVPDTAISNALITMYSRCGALNDAEAIFKQMHTKKDLVSWNALIGCYEHHGRATKALQLFKEMRRAKVMPTHITFVSLLSACVNAGLVSEGRMVFDTMVHEYGIVARIEHYAALVNLIGRHGQLDDALEVINSMPMAPDRSVWGAFLGACTAKKNEPLAQMAAKELSTINPDSSAPYVLIHNLHAHEGKWGSAAVVREEMERQGIYKQPGYSWIDLEGKMHVFISGDTWHPNAQEIFSVLEGVDRTCRDWS
- the LOC4340561 gene encoding amino acid permease 4, whose amino-acid sequence is MAHTSSQKHGNDDVDTGAEAAMDQLAGRSSLSPAREKTRRRPEKSGTVWTATAHIVALLIGSSVLAVAWTFAQLGWVAGPAVVVALSVVTYYSSALLADCYRDDDPLHLGGGAVHGEYIAAVRSYLGPKSVTFCGIIQYGVLWAAMVGYTITSSSSMSAVRRVNRFHRNWLAAGDGDGGGGGGGATGVRYMVVFGAFQLLLSQLPSLENVAWLSVIAVATSFGYSSICLGLCAAKWASHRGGVRGTLAGAAAGSPGEKVFNVLLAVGNIAISYIYSPVLFEIQDTVRTPPSESKTMKRASLYGLAMSAVFYLVLGASGYAAFGDDAPSNILTGAAFHEPFWLVDVANACVVVHFLGAYQVIAQPVFARLEAYVGGRWPESRLVTASYELRLRVPAWTSAPPTAVTLSPARMALRAAVIVATTAVAAMMPFFNAVLGFIAALGFWPLAVYLPVSMHIARVKIRRGEARWWALQGASAALLVVAVGMGVASVRDMVQRLNEAAPFKTTG